Genomic segment of Gavia stellata isolate bGavSte3 chromosome 10, bGavSte3.hap2, whole genome shotgun sequence:
agcagggttaggtttacagctggacttgatgatgttaaaggtcttttccaacctaaatgattctataattctataTCCTGTTTCCTGTTAATTGAGTCTTAGGTAATCAAGTCTATTTACACCTTAGTTCAGTCAGTAAACTTATTAAATCTGGATCGCTGTAACCTTGGGTCCACAAACTCAAATCTAATTCTTTGCTCCAAGCAGGAGCAAGTTTTTGTTCTTTCACACAAAACTTGTTAAAAAGTGAATAGCAAGTGGTGTTCTAGTAATAGTGGTCCAATAGTTCTTGCCAGTTGTTGTTAGTTGCTAGGTGTTTTTAACATGATGAATTTTGCTACTGACTGTTCAGTATTTCAGGGATtatttaggaaataaaacaatgttGCAAGCAGCTGATGACATGGTTACATTTTATTGATAATACAATACAATGGCTGTACTGATACATAAAGTTTTGTTAGCCTAATGTAGCAGTAATTGTGAAGAGCACTGAACTTTACCACTTTGGAAGATTGTTGGGCATAAAGAGTTACTAAAGAACAAAGGGTCAGGTATCATTCTGTTCTATTGATACCCCAGTTAATAGCCTCTTTATTGTAAGTTGTAGtatcatttattaaaaatacattgataGAATCCTCCTTCAGaagcaaataatttgttttgctacttagttttattcattttgctgtgcagttttattcttttattcttaGCTAAAAGTTTTACTCATTTTGCTGTGCAGAAGAGGCCACATGACTTGTGTCTTTCCTAAAGCTCAGTGATACTCCCAGACTTGCCACTTCTCTCTGGCAATTTAAATCTCCATATTCGGTGTGCTTGTAGTGTAACTCCTCAGATATATCAAATAGGTCTCCTAGTCCATGCCCTGTACTTGAGTTATAGTTCAGAGTGAAAGCTAcaaattttggaagaaattgAGAGTGAAGGAATTAAGAATTCTATGTCACCActgtcttcagagaaaaatatagttttaacattgaaaaggagaaaaaaagcttcatGCTTTGTTGGCGGcgggggttgttttttcttccccaagaCCTACTATTGAAATTTGGCCTTCAGCTGTATGTTTGATTCTTTGCTAAAAACAGTGTGTTACTCTCCTTGACTGCTGATACACTCAGAGTTTCAAACAGTGAATGGGAAGCTAGCAGAGTGAAGCAGGAGGTGTGGTTTCTGCTGAATTTGAAAAGTCATGCTGCTTATGTTTGTATCTCACAAAAGATTTTACAGTgtctctgttctttttcctcagCGTGTTCTGCCCTCGGAGTTGCTCAGTTAGACTCGGTCATTATTGCCCCACCTCCCATTGAAGATGGAACTAGCCTCTCCTTGGAGTATTTGCAACCTTATTGGCAAGAACTTGAAAATCtagttcaaaacaaaaagattgtTGCCATAGGTACCTCTGACCTAGATAAAACACTGCTAGAGCAGCTGTATCTGTGGGCACAGGTGAGAACAAACTTCCTATTTGTAGGACAGAGTAACTGTTGTTTTCTTGGCTGCCACATTGTTATAAATTTCTGTTATAAATGTGTTTGtatacaaaatattaattagcCCTGTTATTTTCAGCATCTTATGGATGGTCACAATGTTGTTCAAGGTGGGGGAGGCTCAAAGTGTGACTGTCACTTGTTCAGTGTTCTTACATACAGACCAGCAAAGGCTGGAAACCACAGGGCTGTTCAGTAGCAGGTTCTTTGAAGTACTGAAGGTTTGAGGtttttgtcatggtttaaccctagcCAGCACCTGAGtgccacacagccactcgctcactcccccccagtaggatgggggagagaattggagaaAAGGTAGAACCCGTGGGTTGAGGTAAAAATGATTTaataagacagaaaaggaagagaatagTAAGGATAAAAGAATAtgcagaacaagtgatgcacaatgcaattgctcaccacttGCTGACCAATGTGCAGTCAGTTCCCAAGCAGCAgctgtgcctgccctgctgccgCCAACTCCCCCCAGtcttttttgttcagcatgacatcatatggcatggaatatccctttggccagtcagtttgggtcagctgtcctggctgtgaccccttccagcttcttgtgcacctgcCAGGGCACTGTGAGAAGCTGagaagtccttgacttagtgtaagcactgctcagcaacaactaaaacatcagtgtgttatcaacattattctcaccCTAAggccaaaacacagtactataccagctactaggaggaaaattaactccatcccagccaaaaacAGGGCAGTTCTGAATGCTTTTATATTTAGGACAGAGTATAAACAGTACTCTTAAGCCTTCAGATTTATTCCAGTGACTCTGAAAATGTAGCTGTTTTAACTTTAAGCTGTGCTATGAATGGAGGGATTTCCCCttggaaaaatgctgtttgaatGCTAAGCTTAAATGTAAAGAAGAGGACAGGCTTTGAATGAAGTGGCACGATATTTTGTTGTCCAATGTGACTAATTGCCTCTTAACAATTAGTCTGTTCTGGTATGTGCCCATGCTCATGTAAGCTTGCAGATTTAATGTTTCGGTCTTAGTTCTTTGAATAGTCCTCTTATGACATTTCTTTCGTGGTATGTGAACATACTGTATCTGTATAAGAGGTCCTGCTGAGAGTCCTGATTTGTCCTCCTTGCTGTTTTGTGTATACTGAGAGGAGGATAACTGAGGGGATTAATGGCCACCTGCATGGTGATCATGAATGCAGTTTGTGATGAGCAGAGAAAGAGTCAGTGCAAGAGCAACCCCTTTAACTTAATCTGATTCAGGCACTTACATGAAGGCATGGAAGACTGCAAATTATGTATCCttaacaaaattttatttggatttttttttatttgaagtattttgcaAACTAATGCCCCTATAATGTTTTTactggggggggcgggggaaacTTGCTGCTGTTTAGGGAGCACAGCAGACAGGAAGCCAGAATGGGTTAGTACTCATCTTGCTGTGGCAGCACCTGAATTTAGATCCTGTTCTTGTTTTGGGCTCTACGCTGCAGGAAATTGCAGATGTGGGAGTTGCCTGTTCAGCATCATGCAGAATCGATTAGCCTTGTTCAGACTTTGAAACAATGATCAAAGGCAAATTGTTCAAAGCAAAATTCCTGTTGTAATAGACGGTGTGGGGTAAACAACTAAAATAAGTACatggttattttttcttataaaagtATTCTGTTGCTTTTAGGTGAAACCAAGTAGTAATCAGGTGAACCTAGCTTCCTGTTGTGTGATGCCACCTGATCTCACTGCATTTGCAAAACAGTTTGACATACAGCTGTTAACTCACAATGACCCAAAAGGTAAGGCTTTGCCAGATAAGTTAACAGTAAGACTTCTAAATGTGTTTATTCAGGACAAAGTTTGGAATACTATTTCTCTGAACATCAAAGCTTATTACATTTGAATCCTGAACAAAGGATTCTAAAAGGTTTTTCctctataaaatatttctattaagttcttgcttttgcttcaagaaaggtggggaaaagGCAATCTTCCAGCTTTGGATAGTTTCTTGAAATCATTTtaatcagagaaaataaagtaaatagaAGAACAAACTGCTGAGAAATTTGTACTACACATGTTCAAAAAATAGCTTATTTCCATAAAACATAGAATGAAATGACAGTTGTATTGCTGAAGGCCAGTAAATGACAAATGAAAGTCCACTTGCCCAGAATTAGTCTGTGAAATAGCTTGCATAGAAATGTTGATGGTCAGTTGATTTTTTTGAGTACTTTGGTAGTGTTAGACATGTAAAATTACTACGCTTTAAGCAAGGTTCTTTCAAAGTAGTGGCttcttaaaataacattattaCAAAAAGAGTTGGTGTAAAGTCTTTACTTGTTTTGTGCAGCGATTCATTTACTAAGTGATTGAAGGACTTGGAGGCTTTCCTTTAGACCCTAGAACTCTGAGTTACCAGCTCCCTAGAATATTCTGGGATATTATATTAGTTTCTCTCAAACATCATCTAATCTTCTTCACTATAATGACACTTTAAATATCTTGCTGGAATTGTAAGCGAGAAGTCTTAAACAATATTTAGTACATTCCTTCCCTACATTCTTCCTTATGACTAGCTAGCTATTCGTGATGAtcatactttttcttcctttttcttcctccccattCCCCACCTCCACCCCTCCCCCCTGCAAAAAAAAGTGTATGAAATGCTATTTATGAAGTACATGATTTATAGTACCACTGTTACATGCTTAAGCACTGATGAAATTCATTAGCTATATCAGTACTGCTTTGGGAACATACAACATGAACTGCCATTCAATCTGACAATTTCCCTGTCTGTGAAGTTCAAAGTGCAActtaaaatttaataaatacCCTCTGTCGAGAGTcatgaaatgaaggaaaagagggtttggatagaaaataaagcaagtagTGATTCCCTTACTGTTTGCTAAGCTTGACTTTTCTGTAACAGTCAGCTGAAGAGTATTGAGATTATCTTTTTGGGAACACCCATCAACAAAGAGATTGTTCCCTTGACTGACAAATCCTAGGAGGATTTGTACttgccttccttttctcctttgtgGCATTTAAGCctatttttcttaatgctttctgtgtttgtggTTATTATGAGCCCAGTTATGATAGATACTATAAATGTTGAGCTTCCAGTGACTGCAGAGGTAACAGAATGCTCAGTATTTAGCTGATTTCAGCCTTATGCTTTACTCAACTCTGGTTTGTCTAGCTAGCTtctcaaatttaattttcatttttccctgttAATGGCTCTGCTGAACAGCTCCACTTGATATTGTAGAAATCTCAGTTAATTAGTTTTGTGGGAAATACTCGATGTTGCAAAAAAGTGTGCTGAAGATTTCATCTGTAATATTCAGCTGCTTCTACCTTACGTGCATTCCAGAAGAGTGGATCTGTGGAGTATCTGGCACTGCTTAAGATTTCTGACTGTAGAAAAAGGCTTCTCTTACTAAGTGTTGCTTTTTGCAGCTGTTTACATGACATTATTTAAGGCATGAATATCCCTTTTTACTTTCAGAATTACTTTGTGAAGCAAGTTTCCAAGAAGTTCTTCAGGAAAGCATCCAGAACACGAAAGCACACGAGTGGATTCCTTTATGGCTTCTCCGGTATTCAGTCATTGTTAAAAGCAGAGGAATTATCAAGTCCAAAGGCTATATCATGCAAGCTAAAAGAAATGCCtcttaaaacactttctttttcttttttttttaatagttcactgttttaatttcttggggatgggggggaaagCTCTTTTTTCATAGAAACAATTTCGCAACATTTGTAACAAAGACCAAAAGTTGTAATTATTCAGTGTGATGTCAGCAGGAGTGTCTGCAGTGTTCTaacactatttttctttcttaacctATTGACcagttcatttaaaatatgaaatattttgggaTTGTTGTTTTGAATTGAAATTATCTATAgagaaatggtttaaaatacttctctttGTATGACCAGTTCACTGTAAAATTATCATTATATTTTAGCTGCCATTAGGTAGTATAGAGAAacttatatatttttatttttttaaaaaatgaatttctTTCAAGTAATAGTTACTTATCTGGTAGGTTTATGGATTTCAAGCATTCAAGGACTAGTTATTACAGAAAATTGTGatcttttatgaaaaattacccaaaaaaattaaactggtATCTCATTTCTTGGTATGTATATATAGGCAAGTCAGCTGTTTAATTTGTGTGGATGGGAaaattggtttatttttaatatagtgTGAAAGAcctctgatttaaaaaaaaatgcatcttccAAATTACTTTGACTGTTACTTGAATACCTTCTGGCTTCTTTGTGCCTCAATATGCTTTGTTTAGTGTTTGCACAAGTGTGATGGCATCTTTACAGTttgaagtagaaaataaattattgtgtgaatgtttaaaataagaattgaaaaaaatcgttaatgaaaaattgaattGTGCCTGTCTTCTCAGCTGCGGCTTGGTTTTTTGATACTTGTGAATTGCACAGTCAGAATCAGCCAAGTCCGAACAGATAGTAAATGTTGAAGCTGTTCACTATAGGATTGTGTAAAACAGGGTTGCCTTGGAAATTTTTTTGCTTGAGTGCCATTCAGAAATGATGCAAGCAAGGGTTAGCTTGAAGTTAGGTATATTTCTGTTTGGCAGTAGCTTAATGCACTAACTTTTGAATCCTAGAGGGATTGCTGCAGCTAAGGCAAGGCTTCTGGTTTAATGTAGTCTTTCTATCGAAAAGGCGTTTTCATTTCCTTGGCCTTTAAAGCGGAATAGATAGTAAAAGCTCAACTTGTAGTTCAGCAGGAGCTTGATACTGAGTGtctaaaatactaattttcctTTGGATTTTGGGCAGGAACAGGTGCTTCATACCAGTACTACTCATTAACTTAGTTGTACATATTTTGAGCTTTGGACTGTAAGGGAATGAATTTTCACCAACAGCTTTCAAATTTTGTTACATAGGCAGCTAGAGGAATTTGAATGCTTGTAGGTGGTGTCTAGAGCGTCAGCTTCCTATAATCCATTCCACTAAGTTAAAAGATGAATCTTTTTCAAGATACCTTTTGAGTCCTCAAATATCTTATCTGTAGGTGGCAGATGCTGGGAAATCCTCCTGGACTACTTCAGCTCTTTTGATAAATCAGAGGCGGGGAGTGGGGACTGGAACTAATAATGCATCAATAAAagtttgaggttttttctcctAATCAAAATGTAGTCTTTTTTTAGTGTTGGGTCAGTGTGCATCAGAGTTTCAAAATTACGtgagtttcattttaaacttcCCTACCAGCTTTGAGTTGTGTGCTGATGATTAACCACTATCTGTAAATTCTGCCCCTGTGTTTGGCTGTTGACATTCTGTATTGTATTAGACTTGCATGTGTGCTCAGTTTTATAAATTGAAATGCTACGGAACAAGAATTGTGCTAAAACAATGTATAGGCTGTTCTAGTGGGgtaattatttatttcctttctctaaaCTGTTAACAACTTGCTTGCTGTAGAAAAGTACCCTTTAAGACATGATAATCTTATTTTTCTAGAGTCACCGGTAGCTTAACATTTTATCAGGTTATCTCGTTAACTTGTTTTGTGTCAAAGTGGGAGAGATGGGATTTCCTTCCATGAGAAACTTGAAAGTTGGAATTAAAATTTGAAGTTCTTGTAGGCTTTGAATCTGTGCTTTGTATGAATTCTCATCATCTCAATAACAGTCTTTTACACTTTGTCATAACGTGGTCCCAAGTGTCCTATGCTCTGGGATTTCATCACCTCAGGGCACGGATAATCCTCTCCCCTAACGAGAACGCGCCCTCCCGACACCACGGTGTGCGTTTTAATACGAAGCCCACGCGCAGCACGGTACTGCTCACTTTTCGTCAGTGTCCGGGACGCTGCTCTTCGCGGTTTTGTCCGTTCTTAACCTGGCGTTAACCGGCAgccgctccctcccctcccctcccctcccgcgcGGGGCGGGG
This window contains:
- the GCLM gene encoding glutamate--cysteine ligase regulatory subunit isoform X1 → MGTDGARVLLQRAATLTLQTGNLLNWGCLRKKCPATPAEEVRDCIQKTLTEWSSKIGEDLNQEILEVLECTVAQAVEKINPEERDELKVSAKLFIVGSNSSSIRDAVHLACSALGVAQLDSVIIAPPPIEDGTSLSLEYLQPYWQELENLVQNKKIVAIGTSDLDKTLLEQLYLWAQVKPSSNQVNLASCCVMPPDLTAFAKQFDIQLLTHNDPKELLCEASFQEVLQESIQNTKAHEWIPLWLLRYSVIVKSRGIIKSKGYIMQAKRNAS
- the GCLM gene encoding glutamate--cysteine ligase regulatory subunit isoform X2, which encodes MGTDGARVLLQRAATLTLQTGNLLNWGCLRKKCPATPAEEEILEVLECTVAQAVEKINPEERDELKVSAKLFIVGSNSSSIRDAVHLACSALGVAQLDSVIIAPPPIEDGTSLSLEYLQPYWQELENLVQNKKIVAIGTSDLDKTLLEQLYLWAQVKPSSNQVNLASCCVMPPDLTAFAKQFDIQLLTHNDPKELLCEASFQEVLQESIQNTKAHEWIPLWLLRYSVIVKSRGIIKSKGYIMQAKRNAS